From one Rhopalosiphum padi isolate XX-2018 chromosome 2, ASM2088224v1, whole genome shotgun sequence genomic stretch:
- the LOC132918890 gene encoding probable serine/threonine-protein kinase DDB_G0282963, whose product MSSSKDTAHCKDSTSNLLRLFNDGRPDHRVVTRRDLITDYPAGNDDDNDNSPQSSNSDGAVAINNYYTWNSSRTNSPIHKERAQIVSALHSVKSTSELCRGLMTCNGFNRSHRMKEIMSMCADRRGDFSADEYHHHHHDHSNSGNEQDAAETDTMTSTNSIGGATSNRRSWSSSYLGGASRCWSCTATDRETDEDDDDNDDDNKNNANADEAHCRRTSKRQLSWIRKLNRKFRNSRDSR is encoded by the exons ATGTCATCGTCAAAGGACACGGCTCACTGCAAAGACTCGACGTCGAACTTACTTAGGTTATTCAACGACGGGCGTCCCGATCATCGTGTGGTCACTAGACGAGACCTGATCACGGACTACCCTGCAGGTAACGACGACGACAATGATAACAGTCCGCAATCTTCAAACTCTGACGGCGCCGTTgccataaacaattattacacgTGGAACTCGTCCAGAACGAACTCTCCCATACACAA ggAGAGGGCACAAATCGTATCAGCACTGCATTCGGTAAAGTCGACATCGGAGTTGTGTCGCGGGCTTATGACGTGCAACGGCTTCAATAGATCACACAGAATGAAGGAAATCATGTCCATGTGCGCAGACCGCAGGGGCGATTTTTCAGCGGACGAATACCATCACCATCACCACGACCACAGTAACAGCGGTAACGAGCAGGACGCCGCCGAAACGGATACCATGACGTCGACCAATTCAATCGGTGGGGCAACGTCGAACCGACGTTCTTGGTCGTCCTCATATCTCGGGGGTGCGTCGCGTTGCTGGTCTTGTACGGCCACCGACCGCGAAAcagacgaagacgacgacgacaacgatgaTGACAATAAAAACAACGCGAATGCGGACGAGGCACACTGCCGTCGGACGTCCAAAAGGCAATTGTCGTGGATACGGAAGTTGAACCGGAAGTTCAGAAACAGTCGCGACAGCCGATAA